Proteins from one Corynebacterium epidermidicanis genomic window:
- the coaBC gene encoding bifunctional phosphopantothenoylcysteine decarboxylase/phosphopantothenate--cysteine ligase CoaBC translates to MNTDEQLNIVVGVTGGIAAYKACHLVRYFKELGHDVRVVPTPNALNFVGKATFEALSGNRVSTTVFDAVEEVQHVRIGQEADLIVIAPATADFLARMVAGRGDDLLSATVLVATCPVVVAPAMHTEMWMHPATVSNVSTLRDRGTIVLEPASGRLTGVDSGPGRLPEPEQIGSVALAIAKAGALPRDFEGARMLITAGGTQENIDPVRFIGNRSSGRQGFALAEVAVQRGAKVTIVAGATDDLPTPPQAKVVRVTSAIEMADAVAQRAGDHDVFIMAAAVADFRPATQADAKLKKGNDDDALASVVLVENPDILASTVEQRVRGEVSPQSVIMGFAAETGSAEHTPLELAEAKLQRKGCDLLMLNEVGHGKVFGQLDNQGVLLSASGEREVVPAGTKFDCAVTILDRVAEVWTAKACRSQ, encoded by the coding sequence GTGAACACAGACGAGCAGTTGAACATCGTGGTTGGAGTCACTGGTGGTATCGCGGCATACAAGGCGTGTCACCTGGTGCGTTATTTCAAAGAGCTGGGTCACGACGTCCGCGTCGTCCCCACCCCCAACGCCCTCAATTTCGTGGGCAAAGCCACCTTCGAGGCGCTCAGTGGCAACCGCGTGTCCACCACGGTTTTCGACGCTGTGGAGGAAGTCCAGCATGTCCGTATCGGGCAGGAAGCCGACCTTATCGTCATCGCGCCAGCAACTGCGGACTTCTTGGCCCGCATGGTTGCCGGGCGTGGCGACGATCTATTGAGCGCCACAGTACTCGTCGCCACCTGTCCCGTGGTGGTAGCCCCAGCAATGCATACGGAGATGTGGATGCATCCGGCCACTGTATCTAATGTCTCCACCCTGCGGGACCGTGGGACGATCGTGCTGGAACCCGCATCAGGGCGACTTACCGGAGTAGATTCTGGACCAGGGCGGTTGCCCGAACCCGAACAAATTGGCTCGGTGGCCCTAGCCATCGCCAAGGCGGGTGCCCTGCCTCGCGACTTCGAAGGCGCACGAATGCTCATTACCGCCGGTGGGACACAAGAAAACATCGATCCGGTGCGATTCATCGGCAATCGATCTTCAGGGCGTCAGGGTTTCGCTTTGGCTGAAGTTGCGGTGCAGCGAGGCGCAAAGGTTACTATCGTGGCTGGTGCCACCGATGATTTGCCGACCCCGCCTCAAGCGAAAGTTGTGCGCGTCACCTCGGCAATAGAAATGGCGGACGCGGTGGCGCAACGTGCCGGGGACCATGACGTATTCATCATGGCCGCCGCCGTCGCAGACTTCCGACCGGCTACCCAGGCTGATGCCAAACTGAAAAAGGGCAACGATGACGATGCCTTGGCGAGTGTCGTACTTGTAGAAAACCCAGACATTCTCGCCAGCACAGTCGAGCAGCGTGTCCGCGGAGAAGTATCGCCTCAGAGCGTGATCATGGGTTTTGCAGCGGAGACCGGCTCTGCAGAGCACACCCCGCTGGAGCTGGCGGAGGCGAAGCTCCAGCGCAAGGGCTGTGACCTGCTCATGCTCAACGAGGTTGGGCACGGAAAGGTGTTTGGTCAGCTCGACAACCAAGGAGTTTTGTTGAGTGCGTCAGGGGAGCGGGAAGTGGTCCCAGCTGGCACCAAATTCGATTGCGCCGTGACCATCCTGGACAGAGTGGCGGAAGTCTGGACCGCCAAGGCTTGCCGATCGCAATAG
- a CDS encoding helix-turn-helix transcriptional regulator — protein sequence MQNLQLNESNDNDDEAPGLLDRYIPLVEFLGDAIGPNCELVLHDLDVPDRSIVAIANGHISGREIGGPVTDFALRFMRQGASSQATSLSGYRAINSSGRICRSSSYFIRDENGELRGMLCINVDITEMVNVRDAVERLLGEGEEPKQRIYPDKATAMAELASATNPNASASSSSKHTMTTPAPKLAPVPSVVAKPQPSAQTRQEGEALESLRSSLENLLESMLDTAIAKQHVAPDRMQVAERIEVVSDLDEAGFFLLKGGIAAAAQRLKVSEPTVYRYLVRTRN from the coding sequence ATGCAAAATCTCCAGCTAAATGAGTCGAATGACAACGACGACGAGGCACCCGGCCTCCTCGATCGTTATATCCCTTTGGTCGAGTTCCTGGGCGATGCTATCGGGCCGAACTGCGAGTTAGTTCTCCACGACCTCGACGTCCCGGACCGTTCCATCGTTGCCATCGCCAACGGACATATCAGTGGCCGCGAAATTGGTGGCCCGGTGACTGACTTCGCGCTGCGTTTCATGCGCCAGGGCGCGAGCTCGCAAGCTACTTCACTGTCGGGGTATCGTGCGATCAACAGCTCCGGCCGGATATGCAGGTCATCGAGCTACTTCATTCGTGACGAAAACGGTGAGCTGCGCGGCATGCTGTGCATCAACGTTGACATCACGGAGATGGTGAACGTTCGGGACGCCGTAGAGCGGTTGCTCGGCGAGGGGGAGGAGCCAAAGCAGCGTATCTACCCGGACAAGGCTACTGCCATGGCAGAGTTGGCGTCTGCCACCAACCCGAATGCATCTGCTAGCTCGAGCAGTAAGCACACCATGACGACACCTGCGCCAAAGCTTGCGCCCGTGCCGTCTGTCGTCGCAAAGCCCCAGCCCAGTGCACAAACCCGGCAGGAAGGTGAGGCCCTGGAGAGCCTGCGTTCCAGCCTGGAGAATCTGTTGGAGTCGATGCTGGATACGGCGATCGCAAAGCAGCATGTGGCTCCGGATCGAATGCAGGTTGCTGAGCGCATCGAAGTGGTGTCGGACCTTGATGAAGCTGGGTTCTTCCTGCTCAAGGGTGGCATTGCGGCCGCGGCCCAGCGCTTGAAGGTTTCCGAGCCAACGGTGTACCGCTACCTCGTTCGTACGCGCAATTAA
- a CDS encoding L-serine ammonia-lyase: MFISTFDMFKIGIGPSSSHTLGPMKAGKAFVDELSESGLINSVTRVQADVYGSLSLTGKGHATDSAIILGLAGNIPQTVDVDSMPIFLERVRNTEKLCLNCGDKEVDFPKDQGVVFHSTNLPLHENGMTLTAFQDDEVLAKKTYYSIGGGFIVDEEHFGQPSSEDIKVPFEFSSAEELLEHCKRQGMSIPEIAWQNELAVRSRNEIDHHLVKVWDVMRTGIERGSSSDGVLPGALHVPRRAAALRRRLEAGDFNDPLVIMSWINMFALAVNEENALGGRVVTAPTNGACGVIPAVLSYYDKFVQPVDRDTFEAFFLACTQIGALYKMNASISGAEVGCQGEVGVACSMAAAGLAQLLGGTPEQVCSAAEIGMEHNLGLTCDPVCGQVQVPCIERNAVAAVTAVNSARMALQRESMPTVSLDKVITTMYQTGKDMNAKYRETSQGGLARVVMPEMLPCS; encoded by the coding sequence ATGTTCATCAGCACCTTCGACATGTTCAAGATCGGTATCGGCCCCTCAAGCTCACATACGCTTGGCCCAATGAAGGCCGGCAAGGCGTTCGTCGACGAGCTTTCTGAGAGCGGCCTGATCAACAGCGTGACCCGAGTCCAGGCAGATGTCTACGGTTCGTTGTCTCTGACCGGCAAAGGCCACGCCACGGACAGTGCCATCATCCTCGGCCTCGCCGGGAACATTCCGCAGACTGTCGACGTCGACAGCATGCCAATCTTCCTGGAGCGGGTCCGTAACACAGAGAAGCTTTGTCTGAACTGCGGTGATAAGGAAGTTGATTTCCCCAAGGATCAGGGCGTGGTATTCCACTCCACCAATCTGCCACTGCACGAAAACGGCATGACGCTGACCGCGTTTCAGGACGACGAAGTCTTGGCGAAGAAAACCTACTATTCAATCGGCGGCGGTTTCATCGTCGACGAGGAGCACTTCGGGCAACCAAGCTCCGAGGACATCAAGGTGCCTTTTGAGTTTTCCTCAGCCGAAGAGTTGCTCGAGCACTGCAAGCGACAGGGAATGTCGATTCCAGAGATCGCTTGGCAAAACGAGTTAGCCGTGCGTTCTCGTAACGAGATCGACCATCACCTAGTCAAGGTGTGGGACGTAATGCGCACCGGTATCGAACGTGGCTCCAGCAGCGACGGCGTCCTGCCAGGTGCACTGCATGTGCCACGCCGGGCCGCAGCTTTACGACGCCGGTTGGAAGCAGGCGACTTCAATGACCCGCTCGTCATCATGAGCTGGATCAACATGTTCGCCCTGGCAGTCAACGAAGAAAACGCTTTGGGGGGTCGCGTCGTAACCGCGCCAACGAATGGTGCCTGTGGCGTAATTCCCGCGGTGCTGTCCTACTACGACAAGTTCGTCCAACCTGTGGATCGGGACACCTTTGAAGCCTTCTTCTTGGCCTGCACTCAGATCGGCGCACTGTACAAGATGAATGCCTCGATCTCGGGCGCCGAGGTCGGCTGCCAAGGCGAGGTCGGTGTGGCTTGTTCTATGGCAGCAGCTGGACTAGCTCAGTTGCTGGGTGGAACACCAGAGCAAGTTTGTTCCGCCGCGGAAATTGGCATGGAGCACAATCTCGGACTCACCTGTGACCCAGTCTGTGGGCAAGTCCAGGTTCCGTGCATTGAACGCAACGCGGTCGCCGCAGTCACCGCGGTCAACTCTGCGCGCATGGCGCTGCAACGCGAATCAATGCCAACCGTGTCCTTGGACAAGGTCATCACGACGATGTACCAGACCGGCAAGGACATGAACGCAAAGTACCGCGAAACCTCGCAGGGTGGTCTGGCACGAGTTGTTATGCCAGAGATGCTGCCTTGCTCCTAG
- a CDS encoding serine/threonine transporter, with protein sequence MSQQTQSVRTDVADSSRAPKWGKSDTLWTLSLFGTAIGAGVLFLPINAGIGGIIPLLIMTAIAFPMTFWAHRGLTRFVLSGKNEDSDLTAVVTEHFGLGAGSFMTILYFLSVYPILLVYSVTITNTVNSFMSHQLGINPPPRALMSFILVAALIFIVRLGQDVVVKVMSLLVFPFIAVLVALSLYLIPNWNTALFKTFDLETASQASGHGLIVTLLLLVPVMVFSFNHSPIISSFAVEKKKEYGVHADKKTGQILMAAEGLMVVVVMFFVFSCALSLTPENLADAKAQNITILSYLANHFDNPVIAWAAPIIAMVAVAKSFLGHYLGAAEGFEGLVIEAAHARGKELKRTKSLSTITLIFMLITAWLTAWSNPSILGMIETLCGPTIAILLFLMPMYAIHKVPALQKYKGKASNYFIFFMGLIAFGTIFYNVLQAF encoded by the coding sequence ATGTCTCAGCAGACGCAGTCCGTACGGACCGACGTGGCGGACTCATCCCGCGCCCCAAAGTGGGGCAAATCAGACACCCTGTGGACGCTCAGCCTCTTTGGTACCGCAATCGGTGCCGGCGTGTTGTTCCTGCCTATCAATGCTGGTATCGGTGGCATTATCCCGTTGCTGATCATGACGGCTATCGCTTTTCCGATGACCTTCTGGGCACACCGCGGTCTTACTCGCTTCGTGCTCTCCGGCAAGAACGAAGATTCTGACCTCACCGCCGTCGTGACCGAACACTTCGGTTTGGGTGCCGGTTCGTTCATGACCATTCTGTACTTCCTGTCCGTGTATCCGATCCTGCTGGTCTACTCCGTGACTATTACCAACACGGTCAACTCCTTCATGAGCCACCAGCTCGGAATCAACCCGCCACCACGCGCGTTGATGTCGTTCATCTTGGTCGCCGCGCTGATCTTCATCGTCCGCTTGGGACAAGATGTCGTGGTGAAGGTCATGTCCCTCCTGGTGTTCCCGTTCATCGCTGTGTTGGTCGCCCTGTCGCTTTACTTGATTCCAAACTGGAATACCGCGCTATTTAAGACGTTTGACCTCGAGACCGCATCGCAAGCATCCGGCCACGGCTTGATCGTCACCCTGCTCCTGCTGGTCCCCGTGATGGTCTTCTCCTTCAACCACTCGCCAATCATTTCTTCCTTCGCAGTTGAGAAGAAGAAGGAATACGGCGTGCATGCAGACAAAAAGACGGGCCAGATCTTGATGGCTGCCGAAGGCCTCATGGTTGTCGTCGTCATGTTCTTCGTGTTCTCTTGCGCCCTGTCACTGACCCCAGAAAACCTGGCTGACGCCAAGGCACAGAACATCACCATCCTGTCCTACCTGGCAAATCACTTCGATAACCCGGTCATCGCTTGGGCTGCGCCAATCATCGCTATGGTTGCTGTTGCCAAGTCCTTCCTCGGCCACTACCTGGGCGCCGCTGAAGGTTTCGAGGGTCTGGTAATCGAAGCGGCTCACGCTCGTGGCAAGGAACTCAAGCGCACCAAGTCGCTGTCTACCATCACCCTGATCTTCATGTTGATCACCGCTTGGCTGACCGCTTGGAGCAACCCTTCAATCCTCGGCATGATCGAAACGCTCTGCGGCCCAACGATCGCCATCCTGCTCTTCCTGATGCCAATGTATGCCATCCACAAGGTCCCAGCTCTGCAGAAGTACAAGGGCAAGGCTTCCAACTACTTCATCTTCTTCATGGGCCTGATCGCCTTCGGAACCATCTTCTACAACGTCCTCCAGGCCTTCTAA
- the rpoZ gene encoding DNA-directed RNA polymerase subunit omega: MKVFVTQVSNDIAGTAAVFDQPVGITDPPIDELLDKVSSKYALVIFAAKRARQINSYNQQVDEGVFEFVGPLVTPEPGEKPLSIALREINRGMLDHEEG, translated from the coding sequence ATGAAGGTGTTTGTGACCCAAGTGAGCAACGATATTGCTGGCACCGCTGCCGTATTTGACCAGCCAGTAGGCATTACCGATCCACCGATCGACGAATTGCTGGACAAGGTTTCCTCGAAGTACGCGCTTGTCATTTTCGCGGCTAAGCGCGCCCGCCAAATCAACAGCTACAACCAACAGGTTGACGAGGGTGTCTTCGAGTTCGTCGGGCCATTGGTAACTCCAGAACCAGGGGAGAAGCCACTGTCGATCGCATTGCGCGAGATCAACCGCGGAATGTTGGACCACGAAGAAGGCTAA
- the gmk gene encoding guanylate kinase, with protein sequence MSGANQGNLVVLAGPSAVGKSTVVRRLREEVPNLYFSVSMTTRDPRPGEEHGRDYFYVTKEEFQCKIDAGEMLEWADIHGGLQRSGTPAEPVTEALADGRPVLVEVDLVGARNVAKAKPEAITVFLAPPSWDVLVERLTGRGTETAEVIERRLATAKEELAAQSEFQHVVVNDDVDKAVQAIRELLLK encoded by the coding sequence ATGAGTGGCGCGAATCAGGGCAATCTAGTTGTACTAGCTGGCCCTTCCGCCGTGGGCAAATCCACGGTGGTACGTCGCCTTCGGGAAGAAGTTCCTAATCTTTACTTCAGTGTCTCGATGACCACCCGAGATCCTCGCCCCGGTGAGGAACATGGACGAGACTACTTTTATGTCACCAAAGAAGAGTTCCAATGCAAGATCGACGCGGGGGAAATGCTGGAATGGGCGGACATCCACGGAGGTTTGCAGCGTTCCGGAACTCCTGCCGAACCCGTCACCGAAGCTCTTGCAGATGGCCGTCCAGTGCTCGTCGAAGTCGACCTCGTTGGGGCGCGCAACGTTGCTAAGGCAAAGCCGGAGGCGATCACCGTATTCCTGGCCCCGCCGTCTTGGGATGTACTTGTAGAACGGCTGACTGGTCGAGGTACGGAAACCGCCGAGGTCATCGAACGTCGGCTCGCAACTGCGAAGGAAGAACTCGCGGCACAAAGCGAATTCCAGCACGTAGTGGTCAACGATGACGTCGATAAGGCCGTGCAGGCCATCCGAGAACTGCTGCTGAAGTAA
- the mihF gene encoding integration host factor, actinobacterial type, whose amino-acid sequence MALPKLTDEQRKEALAKAAEARKARAELKESLKRGGTNLKEVLAKAQDDEIIGKTKVSALLEAMPKVGKVKAKEIMDELEIAQTRRLRGLGERQRKALLERFGFSED is encoded by the coding sequence GTGGCCCTTCCAAAGTTGACCGACGAGCAGCGCAAGGAAGCCCTTGCTAAGGCAGCTGAGGCACGCAAGGCACGCGCAGAGCTGAAGGAAAGCCTGAAGCGCGGCGGCACGAACCTGAAGGAAGTTCTGGCTAAGGCTCAGGACGACGAAATCATCGGCAAGACCAAGGTCTCCGCTCTTCTGGAGGCAATGCCGAAGGTGGGTAAGGTCAAGGCTAAGGAAATCATGGACGAGCTCGAGATTGCACAGACCCGTCGTCTGCGTGGCCTGGGCGAGCGTCAGCGCAAGGCTCTGCTCGAGCGTTTCGGCTTTTCCGAGGACTAA
- the pyrF gene encoding orotidine-5'-phosphate decarboxylase yields the protein MTTTFGERLLELTATRGRLCVGIDPHPSLLKAWGLALTADGLRSFSQICVEAFSDIAALVKPQVAFYEAFGAAGYQILEETQAALRERGTLVLADAKRGDIGSTMAAYAMAWLDPDSPLAADAVTVSPYLGFGSLQAAFELGNRYAKGVYVLAATSNPEGVEVQSNTNASGVSLAQQIVDQAARVNATHAQHGRAGNIGVVVGATLESAPDLSQLNGSVLMPGVGAQGAGPEDVLRLADGVQHLAIANISRGILKAGPEISQLRKATLAAAQQFPPVVA from the coding sequence ATGACCACGACTTTCGGCGAACGCCTTCTGGAGCTCACTGCCACTCGCGGTAGGCTCTGCGTCGGTATTGATCCGCACCCGTCTTTGCTCAAAGCCTGGGGTTTGGCGCTCACTGCGGATGGTTTGCGGAGCTTCTCCCAGATTTGTGTGGAGGCCTTCAGCGATATTGCAGCGCTGGTGAAGCCTCAGGTTGCCTTTTACGAGGCATTTGGAGCAGCCGGTTATCAAATACTGGAGGAGACGCAGGCTGCGCTTCGCGAGCGTGGCACCCTGGTCCTGGCCGATGCCAAGCGAGGCGACATTGGCTCCACCATGGCGGCGTACGCGATGGCGTGGCTTGATCCCGATTCTCCGTTGGCAGCTGATGCAGTTACGGTGTCGCCGTACCTCGGTTTCGGCTCATTACAGGCGGCTTTCGAACTGGGGAATCGCTACGCCAAGGGTGTGTATGTGCTAGCGGCAACCTCGAACCCGGAAGGGGTAGAAGTACAGTCAAACACTAATGCATCCGGCGTGAGCCTAGCTCAACAGATCGTCGATCAGGCAGCCCGGGTCAACGCCACGCATGCTCAGCATGGACGTGCTGGAAACATTGGTGTCGTGGTGGGCGCAACACTCGAGTCCGCGCCTGATCTAAGTCAGCTCAATGGTTCCGTACTCATGCCCGGCGTGGGGGCACAGGGCGCGGGGCCGGAGGACGTATTGAGGCTAGCCGACGGCGTCCAGCACCTAGCTATCGCCAATATCTCCCGCGGGATCCTGAAGGCCGGGCCAGAAATTTCTCAGCTTCGGAAGGCGACTCTGGCTGCGGCGCAGCAGTTCCCGCCGGTAGTTGCCTAG
- the carB gene encoding carbamoyl-phosphate synthase large subunit, with translation MPKRNDIKHVLVIGSGPIVIGQACEFDYSGTQACRVLKEEGLRVTLINSNPATIMTDPEFADHTYVEPIQPEYIEKIFEKEIAQGHPIDAVLATLGGQTALNAAIQLDRRGSLEKYGVELIGADIPAIQRGEDRQMFKDIVAKIGGESARSRVCHNMEEVHETVAELGLPVVVRPSFTMGGLGSGLAYNNEDLERIAGGGLAASPEANVLIEESILGWKEFELELMRDGNDNVVVVCSIENVDALGVHTGDSVTVAPSMTLTDREFQTMRDQGIAIIREVGVDTGGCNIQFAINPKDGRIITIEMNPRVSRSSALASKATGFPIAKIAAKLAIGYTLDEITNDITGVTPAAFEPTLDYVVVKAPRFAFEKFVGADDTLTTTMKSVGEAMALGRNYIAALGKVMRSLENKQAGFWTVPDEAFAGERATDVKAVLEDLRRPTEGRLYDAELALRLGASVDEVYEASGIDPWFLYELKALVDFRQTLIDAPVLSEELLREAKFMGLSDRQIAALRPEFAGEDGIRRLRWSLGIRPVFKTVDTCAAEFEAKTPYHYSAYELDPDAESEVAPQTEREKVIILGSGPNRIGQGIEFDYSCVHAALELSRVGYETVMVNCNPETVSTDYDTADRLYFEPLTFEDVMEVYHAESQSGTVAGVIVQLGGQTPLGLAAKLRDAGVPVVGTSPEAIDLAEDRGEFGEVLRKAQLPAPAFGTATSFEEARAVANSIGYPVLVRPSYVLGGRGMEIVYDETSLKSYIERATEITSDHPVLVDRFLDNAIEIDVDVLCDGDDVYLAGVMEHIEEAGIHSGDSACALPPMTLGAEDIDKVRSSAEALAHGIGVQGLMNVQFALKDDILYVIEANPRASRTVPFVSKATGVPLAKAAARIALGATIAELRAEGMIPSDHDGGSLPLDAPIAVKEAVLPFNRFRRPDGSMLDSLLGPEMKSTGEVMGLADNFGAAYNKAEAAAFGELPTDGTIFVSVANRDKRTLIFPIQRLASLGFKILATSGTAGMLRRNGVSCETVLKRSEAAELDGATSIVDLINAGKVDMILNTPAGDSGAIADGYEIRAAAINAGIALVTTVQGATAAVQGIEALRAGELGVRALQELDHGVKG, from the coding sequence ATGCCAAAGCGCAACGATATTAAGCACGTCCTGGTCATCGGCTCTGGCCCGATTGTTATCGGTCAGGCGTGTGAGTTTGACTACTCCGGCACCCAGGCGTGCCGTGTGCTGAAAGAGGAGGGTCTGCGTGTGACCCTCATTAACTCGAATCCGGCCACCATCATGACCGACCCTGAGTTCGCTGACCACACCTACGTGGAGCCGATTCAGCCGGAATACATCGAGAAGATTTTTGAAAAGGAAATTGCTCAGGGGCACCCCATCGATGCGGTACTGGCTACCCTCGGTGGCCAAACCGCTCTCAACGCAGCGATTCAACTTGACCGTCGCGGTTCGTTGGAAAAGTACGGCGTTGAGCTGATCGGCGCGGATATTCCAGCTATTCAGCGTGGTGAAGACCGCCAGATGTTCAAGGACATCGTGGCCAAGATCGGCGGCGAGTCCGCTCGTTCTCGGGTCTGCCACAACATGGAGGAAGTTCACGAGACCGTCGCAGAGCTCGGTTTGCCCGTTGTCGTTCGTCCCTCCTTCACGATGGGTGGCCTGGGCTCCGGTCTGGCTTACAATAACGAAGACCTCGAGCGCATCGCGGGTGGTGGTCTTGCCGCGTCCCCTGAGGCAAATGTGCTCATCGAAGAATCAATCCTCGGCTGGAAAGAGTTTGAGCTCGAACTCATGCGTGATGGCAACGACAACGTCGTGGTCGTCTGTTCCATCGAGAACGTGGACGCACTCGGCGTGCATACCGGTGACTCTGTGACTGTGGCGCCGTCGATGACGCTGACCGACCGCGAATTCCAAACGATGCGTGACCAGGGCATTGCCATTATCCGCGAGGTCGGTGTGGACACCGGTGGTTGCAATATTCAGTTCGCCATCAACCCGAAAGATGGGCGCATCATCACCATCGAGATGAACCCGCGCGTCTCCCGTTCCTCCGCTTTGGCGTCGAAGGCCACTGGTTTCCCTATCGCTAAGATTGCCGCGAAACTGGCCATCGGTTACACCTTGGACGAGATCACCAACGACATCACCGGGGTCACCCCGGCCGCGTTCGAACCGACCCTGGACTACGTGGTAGTCAAGGCTCCGCGCTTTGCTTTCGAAAAGTTTGTCGGCGCCGATGACACGCTGACCACCACCATGAAATCCGTCGGTGAAGCTATGGCGCTTGGCCGTAACTACATCGCAGCGCTCGGAAAGGTCATGCGCTCGCTCGAGAACAAGCAGGCCGGCTTCTGGACCGTGCCTGATGAGGCCTTCGCCGGGGAGCGCGCCACCGACGTCAAGGCTGTGCTCGAAGACCTGCGACGCCCCACAGAAGGGCGCCTGTACGACGCCGAGTTGGCTCTCCGCCTCGGCGCTTCGGTAGATGAGGTATATGAAGCCTCCGGTATTGACCCATGGTTCCTCTATGAGCTTAAGGCTCTCGTCGACTTCCGCCAGACCCTGATCGATGCGCCGGTGCTTTCCGAAGAGCTGCTGCGCGAAGCGAAGTTCATGGGGTTGTCCGACCGCCAGATTGCCGCGCTCCGGCCAGAATTCGCCGGCGAAGACGGCATCCGCCGGTTGCGTTGGTCACTGGGTATCCGCCCGGTGTTTAAGACGGTGGACACGTGTGCCGCGGAGTTTGAAGCTAAGACGCCTTACCACTACTCGGCTTATGAGCTCGACCCAGATGCAGAATCTGAGGTGGCGCCACAAACCGAACGCGAGAAGGTCATCATCCTGGGCTCCGGCCCAAACCGTATTGGCCAGGGCATCGAGTTCGACTACTCCTGTGTACACGCAGCTCTCGAGCTGTCTCGTGTTGGCTACGAAACCGTCATGGTGAACTGCAACCCAGAGACTGTGTCTACTGACTACGACACAGCTGACCGCCTGTACTTTGAGCCACTAACCTTTGAAGACGTCATGGAGGTCTACCATGCCGAGTCTCAGTCCGGCACGGTAGCTGGTGTCATCGTGCAGCTGGGTGGCCAGACCCCACTCGGTTTGGCTGCTAAGCTGCGCGATGCTGGGGTTCCGGTCGTCGGCACCAGCCCTGAAGCAATTGACCTGGCTGAAGATCGTGGTGAGTTCGGTGAGGTGCTCCGCAAGGCGCAGCTCCCGGCACCTGCGTTCGGTACGGCCACCTCCTTTGAGGAAGCACGCGCGGTAGCTAATTCGATCGGCTACCCAGTTCTCGTGCGGCCGTCCTATGTCTTGGGCGGCCGAGGGATGGAGATTGTCTACGACGAGACGTCGCTGAAGTCCTACATCGAGCGAGCCACCGAGATCACTTCCGACCACCCAGTGCTGGTGGACCGCTTCCTGGACAACGCAATCGAAATTGATGTTGACGTCCTGTGCGACGGCGACGATGTCTACCTCGCTGGTGTCATGGAGCACATTGAGGAGGCTGGTATCCACTCCGGCGACTCGGCTTGTGCGCTGCCTCCGATGACATTGGGCGCCGAAGATATCGACAAGGTGCGCTCATCCGCTGAAGCACTGGCCCACGGTATCGGCGTGCAGGGCTTGATGAACGTTCAGTTTGCTCTCAAAGACGATATTCTCTACGTCATTGAAGCGAACCCACGCGCCTCCCGCACCGTGCCATTCGTCTCCAAGGCAACTGGCGTCCCACTGGCGAAGGCGGCCGCTCGCATCGCGCTCGGGGCAACCATTGCTGAACTGCGAGCAGAAGGCATGATTCCTTCGGACCACGACGGTGGCTCCTTGCCTCTCGACGCTCCGATCGCCGTGAAAGAGGCTGTGTTGCCGTTTAACCGCTTCCGCCGTCCGGACGGAAGCATGCTCGATTCTCTGCTCGGCCCAGAAATGAAGTCTACGGGTGAAGTGATGGGCCTCGCGGACAACTTTGGCGCGGCTTACAACAAGGCAGAAGCTGCTGCTTTCGGCGAATTGCCTACCGACGGCACCATCTTCGTGTCCGTGGCAAACCGCGACAAGCGGACCCTGATCTTCCCAATTCAGCGCCTGGCTTCCTTGGGATTCAAAATCCTGGCCACCTCTGGTACTGCCGGCATGCTGCGACGCAATGGCGTGTCGTGTGAGACAGTGCTCAAGCGTTCTGAGGCAGCCGAGCTGGATGGCGCAACCTCGATCGTTGACCTCATCAACGCCGGTAAAGTGGACATGATTCTCAACACTCCAGCGGGTGACTCTGGTGCAATCGCTGATGGTTACGAGATCCGCGCTGCAGCGATCAACGCAGGTATCGCGCTGGTCACTACCGTCCAGGGAGCTACTGCCGCGGTGCAAGGCATTGAAGCGCTTCGAGCCGGTGAGCTTGGGGTTCGTGCGCTACAGGAGCTTGACCACGGAGTGAAGGGCTAG